In the Trifolium pratense cultivar HEN17-A07 unplaced genomic scaffold, ARS_RC_1.1 scaffold_143, whole genome shotgun sequence genome, cctatgtttggtatcacagtGAATATGACAGAATCACGGTGCTACATAGTAttgcttttgaaaaatcacaatAGATCactgtgataccaaacatacactaagttgttttcagcttatttttcacatatatattaCCATTATCTAACAAAAAATTACAGTGAAGAGTGAATGAATTACCAGGCCAGGTTTTCCAGTGAGCTTATCATTAACCTCAACAATCTCACCAGAAATTGGAGAGTTTACATCACTTGTTGCCTTAACACTTTCAACTGCTCCGAAACCATTACCCTTTGTAACTGAACCACCAGGTTCTGGAAGCTCAACAAACACAACCTCTCCAAGATGGTCCTGCAAACCAACAACTTCAATTAATTCAACAGCTTAACCTAAATTATAGTTAAAAGTCTAATTCAACACGCGTACATACTTAAGGTAGTAGCTCAGCGATAAGAGTTTAGCCTTATAACGTCAAGTTAACTAACCTGAGCATGGTCAGAGATGCCAATTGTGGCTACTGAGCCTTCATGCTTAACCCATTCATGTGAAGATGTGTACTTGAGTCCATCCAAGACTAcaaaatttgaccaaaaataaatgttacatcttataaattcaaatttgatattttctttttggctttcaccaccagtttaatctggttgcGAGGGGTCGAATCGTGGTCATCCATACCAAGTTTAACGTCaattaccactgaaccaactgacGATTGGtaattcaaatttgattttatatatgCAAGATAATTTACACATAAATGAAAGGCAAACAGACAACAAGTTACGCTCATAACAAAACATATAAGGTAAATGTGAAGAGAATAgggtatatataccactagagaAACATCTGGAGATGGAAAAGGGAGGGGAGAGATGTAATCTTGAAGCAGAAGAAGAGAGTTTGAGAGCATTGGCAGTTGAAGAAGCCCACATCCTCAGTGCCATTGTTGTGCTTATGCTtctttgtttgtgtttgtgatGTTGGTacaataatgataatgataaaaataagaGTGAAATGATCAGAATGAGATAGAGGTGTTAaagtatgtgtgtgtgtgtgtgtgtgtgttttccTTTTCCCCAAACATATTATCTTGGATGAATGGTCGATAGCGAATGCCTCATCCTTTGTTTGTACACTCAAAATATCATCCTCTTTTACTTTACTTTATTAATATAACACTTCAAAAATAACTTTACTTTATAACAACTGTcgagaaaattaaatatttaagtaTTCTAATTAGAATGATGATATAATTCACTAATCTATCTAGTTATATATTACTAACAAGTATGAATAGAAGTAAGTTACACAATCCCGTATGAGGTATGGTTTTGGGgatcttatttttattgatcaGTTTAAACATGTTATTGCCATCTCCTAAAATTTGATTAAGTCACTATGTTCAATCACTTAGGCTTATAGTTCCGACGGTTGAGTGACTATGTGTTTGGGCAGATGGTATATTCATACGTTCATTGGGATTATAGTTCCTACGGTTGAGTGAGCTGGTGTTTGGGTAGAGGCAGGGTACATTAATGTTGATTACCTACTTCTAACTATTTGATAGAGTAATTTTCTTCTTGAGTTATGGATTGTTCGTCGGTATTATTTTTACCCATAGTTAGAAAGTTTGTACCAATTGATATGGACTCTTCATCCTTTTTTCCTATACTCTTCTTCCAAATATCTTTCCATAAATGACATATCAATAGAGATAAAAACTCGGCTTCAGATAACAGTTAAAAACTAATTATTCTTAAACCGAAAAGTCAATTGTTCCAGAATTTTCTTCTAGTAATTATTTCTCGCATAAACTCAATTATCGCACCCTCCATAATAGAGATGGAAAACGAAACAAAGAGTAGTTAGCATAGTTAAGTTTTGCAAAAGAGACGATCACTTAATAAGTATCACATAAAGCTTTtaagtaaaataatataaaccGTTGAATGAACAGAGATCGGGAGTTATTATTTGGTGTCAaaataaagtttgacacctAATGTAAACGAATCCTAACTcctaatatattataataacttaGTGGAGTCGCTAAGTGTCTATACTTACCCCATAATTCGAGCGGGGTTATTCCcccatttattttcatttcaattcatTTAACTTTTCATTTccccaaataaaataaaaaacccaAATCTCAAACCCCAACATACTAAAAAACTCTTCTCCTTTCTCATCTCGCAAACAGACTCCACCACCACATACACCCTCATTGGAAAATCTTCGACCAGTGACCACCATCACTCGCCTCTCACCACCGGCCGCCacctatctctctctctctctctctctctgctcGGCCGAGTTTTCAAATCTCTTTCACGGAAAAGTCAGTCGCCACCTCCCATCTAACGATCCACCTGATGTAGTCGAAAGTGTTGTTACTACCACTTGTGAATCAACACGCAactctaatttattaaaccttCGTGATCAAGCTAATTTTAAACCTTCCAGCACTCTTCACAATTTTGCTACATATGCCCTTCGTATTACCAAACATTTAAAAACCCACAAGTCCACTCGCCATGCTCACCACTCAAAACACCACCACAACGTGCTATTAAATTTCATATAGCTGCTCGACCTAGCTAAAAGTCACGTGTCCTTATAATTTTAGGTACTTATCATGTATTCTTAGGACATCGATTATATATGAGAAAAATGTTAGATTTATAaaagagtttgcttgtgtatagaagcttataatataaaagattttggTCCTTAAAGTATAATTCAATGTCACATTAGTACTTGAATGTATCGAAATGACAAATTCATCCCCAGTATTTCATTTTATAGTATATTTTGTTGGGCGAAATTGACCAACAAATAATACATTCAAGAACTAAATTGactacttaaaaatatattcaagtaccaaaatgactaataaaaaaatatttctggATCTGTTTGCAATTTGAATATATTCAAAGACTAATGTAACAACGAATTACACATTTAAGTACCAAAATTATTGTTTGCCCCAAAATCTTTTCTAAAACATTGGTTGTTGATGGAAATTTTTAGTATGAGCCAGCAACATGTcctaatttctattttttgttgacaaataaaagaaattagaTCAACAAACGACGGAGACACCAAATCTGCACccaaaatattaattcattAGGTTAATGAGTACTAATGtgacacaagcaaactctaaaccctaatttgttttccctccattttatcttgcaatttttattaaaaaataatacaattttgtcttgactaagaTTCAAACTTGCAACCCTccagtgcaaggcaatatttccaaccactatggcaagtataccaattgtgattaaaattatgtgcaataattgataagcaccatcaattttaaaagtatatcatatcaaaattattgttgactatattattcatcacgaaatatttttatgtctttcttgatcaatgattttttttctaccggatcataaatttatagaataattatcatgtgagatttgaaaagttattatcatgcgtgatttggaaagttatatatatatatatatatatatatatatatatatatatatatatatatatatatatatatatatatatatatatatattctcatactataacaccttcaacaatattgaaatctattaaaaaacaaaaagcattTTTCACATTTCGATGTCTCATGTTAACAACTTCACCACAATTTGACTTAATTTATTCAGAGGTGTGTATAAACTTTCATTctgttttgtgatttattatctttattcctgaaatcgatattgttttaaaactttaaatttatatatatatatatatatatatatatatatatatatatatatatatatatatatatatatatatatatatatatatatatataaacaggtCCTTTGAATCTCAATCCTTTATCCGATCGggtcaattatttatatttaattttattttatatgttatttctattaaaattatgataCCGAGTATTGATATTAGGATTTTCACACACgacacaattttgcatttagTCAGTCACAATGATCGTGTTACAACAAATTTCTATACATCTGATAATGAAAGCGACAAGTCACAATGTTTTGATGAAATAAAGATGTATTATGACTGTAGATATTTGTCGGCATGTGAAGCTGCGTCGAggatattttcttttgatatacACTATAGAGAGCCTACAGTTGAGCGGCTTAATTATCATCTTGAAGATGAGCACACTGTTTTATTTGAAGATAACGAGCGTATTGAAGACGTTCTAAACAAACCAAAGAGTCGCAATCAAAATTTTTGGCATGGATCGATGCAAACAAGAAATTTCGAGAGgcaaaaaatttaacatataaTCAATTCCCAACTAAGTTTGTGTGGAAAGAAAATTTGCATCAGTGGGCTCCAAGACAAAGAGGTTTTTCACCTGGTGCAGGTGAAATGTTTTATTTGAGGACGTTGTTAAACTACGTCAAAGGTCCTACTTCTTTTGATGAATTAAAAATAGTGGATAAtttcaaatatgataatttcaaggaaGCCTGTTTTGCAAGGGGTTTGCTGGATGATGACAAGGAGTATATAGAGGCAATAAAAGAGACAAGCCACTGGGGTTCAGGGACTTTTTTAAGGATATTGTTTGCAACATTATTGGTGTCAGATCAGCTGACCAAGCCAGAAATAGTTTGGACAAGTACTTCACACCTTTTGATTGATGACATTTTGCACAAACAGAGACGCTTGTTTGGTGCTCcaagtataaaatattttcagctatttctataaaaccatacttattagttgtttatttttttactcatgtaaccttgcttatatcattttttaaattatttattatgcagtttattaaattgtagttttttaggcagtggtctaatttttgaagtagcgaattaCTAAGGAATTAATGAGGAGTGGTATTAGGAAATggttgcgttaaggaatgcaaatgttAGTTGaaagattacttgggaacagaaTAGTCGTATTGAGActcgactcaatgattggaggtatgtgagaaaaggaatttgacggttagaaacgataatttctaggatgtgtcgaggaagatttgagaatgttggtcatcaagtgattgttggttatcgagtgataagttggaataaaattcgaatatgaataagtggtgtaccacggttaagtgattcatgagggaatcagagacttataggatttgtggagttgtggagtattccacgggagtaccttttcggagtgtgttcaATTGGTTGTACCAGTTTTAGGGTAACGTTGTGAGGTCGTAGAATGTgaatctatggatgtttcgtgcgaagttgacgttttagcggtttgataagaatggtttatgccgatatcatgattgttgactatctatcgacaaattgaggaactggccgtccttgatctcttgttgataaatggacaaaaattgtgttggatgggataaactaattttgtcaaacttagtagtgtgtagtgttttgagcgtttcgttggagagtcggatacaggagttatccggagttgttttagtagcataattttcgagggcgaaaatcttttaagtgggggagagttgtaacgacccaattttcatattatcatttttatgtgttaaaatattttatttaacgtgtcattttaattaagatagtaactttaagttatttatcgagagttttagttaacgcgcgagttagtgagagttaacgcgagttgggccaagttagtgggcttgaggcccaatgggccttgtctcatgagTGGGGGGCGCTACTTATAGcccattagagagagaaagtttcattttcttgtttttgggagaatgaagagagaagggagagcatgAAGCTAGAGCAAGAGCTTGGAgaagggattcgaggagcaatcttcgtgagttcgtcgatccaaggtaagagagtagatttcatattcgtgggtgactcgaggaaggggagaatgtcgatttctcctcacccgaacttcctccaccccattttcgttttagcttggaatggattttcttgatggaaatcgttcctaaggttctcattatgtttaacatgcttttaacatgattaatgaaagGATTTAATGGgtaaaaaacgagtttatgaaagattaaactcaagaactttgtgttcttgagagttttgatgaaaaagtgttcaatctttactttttcgatgtttatgatgtagatctgagaaatggactgtccttttgtgtttatccatgtttgttatgcttgaatacaaactcttttgggatttataacatgaaaaatgggatttttgggtgatttggtgtagaaaacgccagagtttcgccccaggcgaaaatgtttcgcctcaggcgaaaatatttcgccccaggcgaaaatgtttcgccccaggcgaaaatgttgcagatttcacaaattttcatctgctgtcttcctttgcatgtattttcaaatcagtgtcttattcttacatgattgttgatgcatgttgatgcttataatgctcattgctaatcgttaattgattgttaatcatgtatgaagtataaatgaagtatattaaggtgttaatcaacttaataaagaaggatattagaattatgttattctaataaagacggatattaaggtattgattatcttaataaagacggacgttggatagtgttccacgttattgttgacgggctatatgccaaaattgttgatgaatatattcatgagttttgagtgcatgcatcatgaatatttagggatattggcttgtccaataaagaaggatatcgaactatatttgtttgataaagacggatatcggaggtgaaatactctgataaagacgatggtaccacatgcattagaggtgtctagaggacataacatgaatgtgaagcattagattgcattagggattatgtgtgcattttataataaatgatgtttgacacatacttggtaaatgttgattgttaatccgtatgtgaggagcagagtccgtcatgactataaaatgaacaacgcagggtccgtcatgaccataatctgaacaatgtatttgttgatgttttggtattgtccgagacgacgtgaaactatatgtttggtgtattttgtggatgattgattaggtgataaatgaagtatatgcatgatatatgaatatgcatgaatgatggtgatgtatatgtataatgtatgattatgcatgtttttatgaagaagtgtttaagtaccatttacttacacttgtatattctgagtatgttatctaactctcttttatgtgttatgtgctggaccgttgggggtccagatttacaggttttgtggtattcgatgtcgagtcgtcggtgaagctctgctctgattgtgacacgggaaaaaggggttttatatgtatatagagtctccttatctaggttgttttgtatagctaataaatacattagttgatttaacatttgtataaacaagtatttttactaattaactacattagtattattttggtagaggagtgtaatactcgaaccgacattcaataaattaaatgtgattttccgttgcgtattttgaaaaagattttactaaggtagaaatatataaataatgggtttgggtgttacaaattttgtcaaaaaaaaaaaaagaattgatattttttataaataccctttatttttacgttaatgtatccaaacataaatcaattatgtttaactcacttttaacaaaaatcaaatctatcaaactcaattatgttaaatcaattttttttgcaatacaaccaaacacaaccatagtcatgtcactaatcatattcattattttgattttaacattgcatatttaatattaaccgatgatcaatttatacaatatgcactagcagatattgagatgatgttacgtagttgtgggaaaagtttaaaagattatcctccaatgcctagagcagacacatcaatAGTTCtcgatatacaaaatagtttaatacacgatgaattgaattataacagacaatcattagctgaggaacatgttagattgatgtcaactatgacttcaaaacaacgtaaagtatatgacacaatcatgacaagagttaacgaaaacaaatctgatgtgttttttctttatggttatggcggtacagggaaaacatttatctggagggccatgtcagccacattacgctcaaaagatgagatagttttaacagttgccataagtgggatcgctgcattgcttatacctggcggtagaacaacacattcaaggttttgtattcctctcaacaccatagttcctaaaatccctttggcgctattaatacaaaatgcatatgggatgaagcacaaatgatgcacaaacactgtttagaagctgttgatcgaactttaaaagatattctcaagtctgttgatgaaaaaaataaacacattccctttgatggaaaagttgttgtttttgtcggagattttagacaaattctaccagtaatacccaaaggtacaaggccagaagttgttcatgctactattaattcttcgattttttggaatttttgtgaagttttaacattgagtaaaaacatgaggcttattggtggtgcttcgagtgcagacgttgaacaaagaagattgttttctgaatgagttttgggtgttggcgatggagaaattggagatgacaatgACGATGATTTAAAACTTGaaattccatcagatttattgatttcaaattcaggtgatcctcttgcttctatcgttgaaagcacctatccacaatttttacaaaacataacgatataacgtatttccaaaatagagctatactagctccaaaaaattcaatagtcggacaataaatgattatatattggatttaattcctgatgaagaaaaaacatatttgagttatgatacttcactcacacaaaatgtagacggtcaaatagtggatgatgttcatactcccgaattttttaacacgatttctacgctgggacttccaaatcacaagttagacttaaagttggagtttcagttatgctattaaggattttgaatcaaaaattaggattatgcaatggaacaaaacttattattacgagattgagaaaacgtgctcttgaaggaaaaattatttcaggaagtaatattggtgatcaggttttcatacctagattttctctgacaccatctgacgtgagaattccttttaaatttcaacggagacaatttcctataatgatttcttttgtgattactattaataagagtcagggataatctttaaagcatgttgggatatatcttctgtcgccattgttttcacatggtcagttgtatgttgcaatttcaagagttacttctagaaaatgattaaaaatattgatcattgaTGACGatggtgaagatacgactaagacttcgaatgtggacTATAAGGAAGtgttccgtaatataacataattttctttgtatgaatatttttccaaaactattgttgaactatcgtttaatgttactcaacttttttcatataccttacattattggaattatcatatcttatttaatcattatatatcttacagctaatcagacctgtgcaccgcacgggtcgatgttctagtaaaTTTAAAGGATTggaactcttttttttttttaataaactttgaGAATATATTTTTGCCTTTAAACCAAACTCTTGTCGAGACTTTAGCATTGAGGAATTCCAATCAAGAAATTAAGACATTattaaaagacaaaataaaataaataaaaagcataaaatcataaaaaatcatAATCTAATTTCCCTTCTATCCACACTGAAATTCCTGGCatacagtggacaggtgttgatcaaggtgtatcaacacttgtctgttatagacagatgttgttaccggtgcaccaacacttgtctataaacagagcacttaacataaaacaataaaaacagtaaagtaaataacacacaagagttgttaacccagttcagcctaaagcctactctgggggataccaatccaggaatgaagtccactatcagcagtattacttcgaagctaaactcacccgtttacaacttctcacttaatcactacccaatgacacttctacctaggaactcctagatatgagaccccgtcccaatttccaccttaacaacacactcaGCGTTGTTATCAATTTCAACGATTACAaaaggtggagacacactcctatgaaaactaagattcactcttgcttaaaagcttgcgagcaaatcacacaacacactagaacaatctccgtacttcaaagcttaggagaagttcacacttacaactcagtaaaacacaggtcctaagcttgcatcaatgagatacaagaaagactcacaattaacactctaaaatccctaaaacacacgctttgtaagacatgattttagatgcttgaaaccatatgcttgccttcgtatttatagtagtagaacgacttgggcttcaagacaaaattagggcttctagaattgcggcagcagctgatatatttttgaaaataatagttctatttttgaaacacaaaaatatattttccaaaaatataattcctttagaaaatataactagggtttggctgcctcctgaaacacattaaacacgtacgccttcctctgtaagaaaccttgaaacaattcttcaatcaaatcttcaaaagattgagtagaaattaaaacccgctagctggcgcgcacagatacacagacaggtgttgttccaaagtgtacccacatttgtcacaacacttagggttagcacatatgtctcaacacttggctaaaatatgtttttgcaaaatgtagccaacatacaaaaacccaacaatctccccctttggcaaacagggttttatcattgccacctttcttgtatccatggctgacaagaaaatcagtcaatctttcataccatgctctaggggcttgcttTAAGTCATAGAGAgttttctttagtttgtagacATGATTAGGAAAACTTgaatctacaaacccttttggttgttcaacatatacctcttcatttagatagccatttaggaatgcactctttacatccatctgatataacttgaattttaagatgcatgccacagccaagagcaatcttatggactccaaacgagcaactggagcaaaagtttcatcaaagtctactccttctatctgggtgtatccttgtgccacaagtctggctttatttctagtaatatcaccattttcatcagttttgttcttgtagacccactttgtaccaataacatttataccatctggtctaggtactagatctcATACCTCACTTcctttgaactgagttagttcctcctgcatagcattgatccagtattcatcagtcaaggcttctttaacattctttggttcaatcttggatatgaagcatgagttagagattgcttcttttgatcttcttgttgtaattccttgatttggatttccaatgacaagttcc is a window encoding:
- the LOC123900979 gene encoding glycine cleavage system H protein, mitochondrial, with the translated sequence MALRMWASSTANALKLSSSASRLHLSPPFSISRCFSSVLDGLKYTSSHEWVKHEGSVATIGISDHAQDHLGEVVFVELPEPGGSVTKGNGFGAVESVKATSDVNSPISGEIVEVNDKLTGKPGLINSSPYEDGWMIKIKPSDPSELESLLGAKEYTKFCEEEDAAH